The Glandiceps talaboti chromosome 1, keGlaTala1.1, whole genome shotgun sequence genome has a segment encoding these proteins:
- the LOC144434360 gene encoding adhesion G protein-coupled receptor L3-like, with the protein MNECEHNCSDTPGSFKCQCSKGYNLRGDRVSCADLDECSIMENNCEQNCQNTPGSYECLCEAGYKLDDDGYSCSDINECLEEHDCREALDKTICNNTIGGYECVCIDGYQMSTDNQQCETIPIEPNEQCSQSGLLLTCPPVDESDKTVTDEDAVWPRTSEECSVEWRKCHGNVIGDMTRECLAGGVWGKIDDTGCITHNTRELYDELQNVTNLDDATDVMSKMEHVVTPGNINEAGDLILLTEIFGQIIGLDILNAMNESVKNKLAYIQKTVNVASTFLDENNEGLWSKINQFRGPTRGAGMIILHFDHFASRVAKFMTSESLKKVEIKSPNIDFRADVFDSDTIQSMRFPPLNRNDTSLPSNSSFEDVNRENDTFIFIPASTIQAAVEKSPDNAVTIVSALFRNLSRILSTEMTKASKYREWIKSVTATQYSTAVNSIVISTTLYPNRLKDTLPEPVVMKFLHLEEGWDEKCSFIVYGEDDGLWDSDGCELVIHDGEIGATVCECTHTTSFGLVMKLGPAPVFFLLEGLGITTIIGYGMTLLLLLGALIAILFSRLRMDQYFVLVNIIIAEVLTTAVLLTASQQVSDTTWCTATAIATHCLFLCCFFWSMIKCLQVYKRVRHCQYESCRRTRVWCLIGGWIVPMVVVFASVMTEYGVYKTNTGCWMLNDGLVSAITQYFPAACTQVVSIGLCGYICCKLDPDRSLSVKYDQERTLLDARCTVIYIVLLTPTWFLGFVTNSDSDDMVMLRYCYVILCFSKASVLLLGFICINPEVLQGIRYSNSRDENSRIAWTDHLEFEKSRLEMAKASEEDIIQRQNVKEATARNRSKMIQCLFDQATQTQASGTSRMKYAETTM; encoded by the exons ATGAATGAGTGTGAACATAACTGTAGTGACACTCCAGGGAGTTTCAAGTGTCAGTGTTCAAAAGGATATAACCTGCGTGGGGATAGAGTTTCATGCGCAG ATTTAGATGAATGTTCAATAATGGAAAACAATTGTGAACAAAACTGCCAGAACACACCGGGCTCGTACGAGTGTCTTTGCGAAGCAGGCTATAAACTTGATGATGATGGCTATAGTTGCTCAG ACATCAACGAGTGCTTAGAGGAACACGACTGTAGAGAAGCACTAGACAAGACCATATGTAACAATACGATTGGTGGCTACGAGTGTGTATGCATTGACGGATATCAGATGTCCACAGACAATCAACAATGTGAAACTATTCCCATAGAGCCAAACGAGCAATGCAGCCAATCGGGTTTGTTATTAACATGCCCACCAGTAGATGAGAGCGACAAAACCGTCACGGACGAGGATGCTGTGTGGCCAAGAACCTCCGAAGAGTGTTCTGTAGAGTGGCGTAAGTGCCATGGCAATGTGATCG gaGACATGACCAGGGAATGTTTAGCTGGTGGTGTCTGGGGTAAAATAGATGACACTGGCTGCATAACACACAATACTCGTGAGTTATACGATGAG CTGCAGAACGTTACCAATTTGGACGACGCAACCGACGTGATGAGTAAGATGGAACACGTTGTAACACCAGGGAATATTAACGAAGCTGGCGACCTTATATTATTGACTGAGATTTTCGGACAAATTATTGGTCTTGACATTTTGAACGCGATGAATGAAAGTGTGAAAAATAAGCTAGCATATATACAG aaaACTGTGAACGTTGCAAGTACTTTCCTTGACGAAAATAACGAAGGGTTGTGGTCAAAGATCAATCAG TTTCGGGGTCCAACTCGTGGAGCGGGTATGATTATCTTACATTTCGATCATTTTGCATCCAGAGTTGCAAAGTTTATGACGTCAGAAAGTCTGAAGAAGGTAGAAATCAAGAGTCCAAACATCG ATTTCCGGGCTGACGTTTTCGATTCAGACACTATCCAAAGCATGAGATTTCCTCCGCTGAACCGTAACGACACAAGCCTACCAAGTAATTCTTCATTTGAGGACGTGAATAGGGAAAATGACACGTTTATTTTCATACCTGCATCGACCATACAAGCAGCAGTGGAAAAGA GTCCTGATAATGCAGTTACAATTGTGAGTGCTCTGTTTCGTAATTTGTCTCGGATCCTATCGACGGAGATGACCAAAGCGAG CAAATATCGTGAGTGGATAAAGTCAGTTACAGCAACGCAATACAGTACTGCCGTCAACTCAATCGTAATTTCTACTACACTGTATCCAAATCGACTCAAAGATACTTTGCCTGAACCAGTTGTCATGAAGTTCCTTCACCTGGAG GAAGGATGGGACGAGAAGTGTTCATTCATAGTCTATGGTGAAGATGATGG TCTCTGGGATTCCGATGGTTGTGAACTTGTGATTCATGATGGGGAAATCGGTGCAACTGTCTGTGAATGTACGCATACAACAAGCTTTGGCCTCGTTATGAAGTTGGGACCTGCACCTGTG ttcTTTTTGTTGGAGGGATTGggcatcaccaccatcatcggGTATGGCATGACTTTGTTACTTCTACTCGGTGCTCTGATTGCCATTCTGTTTTCAAg ACTGAGAATGgatcaatattttgtattggTCAACATCATCATTGCAGAAGTACTAACTACCGCTGTTCTACTGACTGCGAGTCAGCAAGTTTCTGATACG ACTTGGTGCACTGCAACAGCTATAGCAACACACTGCTTGTTCCTGTGTTGCTTTTTCTGGTCAATGATCAAGTGCCTACAAGTGTACAAGAGAGTTCGACACTGTCAGTATGAGAGTTGCAGAAGAACACG AGTATGGTGTTTGATCGGTGGTTGGATAGTTCCAATGGTTGTGGTATTTGCATCAGTCATGACTGAGTATGGTGTTTATAAGACGAACACAGG ATGCTGGATGTTGAACGATGGACTCGTCAGTGCAATAACCCAGTACTTCCCAGCAGCATGTACTCAGGTG GTTTCGATTGGTCTGTGTGGATACATTTGCTGTAAACTCGATCCCGACAGAAGTTTGAGTGTCAAATACGACCAAGAGCGAACGTT GTTGGATGCCAGATGCACGGTGATTTATATAGTTCTTCTTACACCAACCTGGTTCTTAGGGTTTGTGACGAACTCCGATTCCGATGATATGGTTATGTTAAGGTACTGCTATGTTATCCTGTGCTTCAGTAAG GCATCCGTATTGCTACTCGGCTTCATCTGTATCAATCCTGAG